A genomic segment from Halomonas sp. TA22 encodes:
- the ftsE gene encoding cell division ATP-binding protein FtsE — MIAFEHVGKRYGGRFEALANIHFRVGRGEMVFLTGHSGAGKSSLLRLIMRLERPSRGKVLVAGHDLERLHPSHLPFYRRQIGVVFQDHQLLFDRSIYHNVALPLEIQGVEPREAARRVRAALDKVGLLHREKALPIELSGGEQQRVGIARAVVNKPSLLLADEPTGNLDPQLSADIMALFEDFNRIGTTVMIASHDLALIARLRHRVLRLREGRLVADEEAT; from the coding sequence ATGATCGCTTTCGAGCACGTCGGCAAGCGTTATGGCGGCCGCTTCGAGGCGCTGGCCAACATCCACTTTCGCGTGGGGCGCGGCGAGATGGTGTTTCTTACCGGCCACTCGGGCGCCGGCAAGAGTTCGCTGCTGCGCCTGATCATGCGGCTCGAGCGCCCCTCGCGTGGCAAGGTGCTGGTGGCCGGCCACGACCTGGAGCGCCTGCACCCCAGTCACTTGCCTTTCTACCGTCGTCAGATCGGCGTGGTATTCCAGGACCATCAGCTGCTGTTCGATCGCTCGATCTACCATAACGTGGCGTTGCCGCTGGAGATCCAGGGTGTCGAGCCGCGCGAGGCGGCGCGTCGGGTGCGCGCGGCCCTCGACAAGGTCGGCCTGCTGCACCGCGAGAAAGCGCTGCCCATCGAGCTCTCCGGTGGCGAGCAGCAGCGCGTCGGCATTGCCCGGGCGGTGGTCAACAAGCCCTCGCTGCTGCTCGCTGACGAGCCCACCGGCAATCTCGACCCGCAGCTCTCAGCCGACATCATGGCGCTGTTCGAGGACTTCAACCGTATCGGGACCACGGTGATGATCGCCAGCCACGACCTGGCGCTGATTGCCCGGCTGCGCCACCGCGTGCTGCGCCTGCGCGAAGGGCGGCTGGTCGCCGATGAGGAGGCTACATGA
- the ftsY gene encoding signal recognition particle-docking protein FtsY has product MFGFFKRKKKHESDRESQENQVQEPLVDQTVEATDAPAPTHDAAEVVVEHDPADSPIVEIEPDAPQRDGAREALRDEVVPGDATSGLDETPVETPRDQLAEEVTRPEAEAAKEAMAYDAAAEPEKAPVIESEPMPEPELLAAQASVEVDAPDAAAEKRGWFARIKAGLGKTRANLSDGIADLFLGKKQIDDELMEDLETQLLMADVGIEATSEIIDSLAGRVSRKELRDPQALYRALQDELAAMLEPVAKPLQLPPKGEGPFVILMVGVNGVGKTTTIGKLTKHFQAEGRSVMLAAGDTFRAAAVEQLKVWGERNTVPVIAQHTGADSASVIYDALSAARARKVDVLIADTAGRLHNKSHLMEELKKVRRVMAKLDEAAPHEVMLVLDAGTGQNALAQASTFHEAVPITGITLTKLDGTAKGGIIFALAKQLATPIRYIGVGETADDLRAFEARDFVKALFERDDSSGDETP; this is encoded by the coding sequence ATGTTCGGATTTTTCAAGCGCAAGAAGAAACACGAGAGCGATCGCGAGTCTCAGGAAAACCAGGTGCAGGAGCCGCTGGTCGACCAGACCGTCGAGGCGACCGACGCGCCTGCGCCGACACACGATGCCGCCGAGGTGGTGGTGGAGCATGATCCCGCCGACTCGCCGATAGTCGAAATCGAGCCCGATGCACCGCAACGTGACGGCGCGCGGGAGGCCTTGCGCGACGAGGTGGTGCCGGGGGACGCGACGAGTGGCCTGGACGAAACGCCGGTCGAGACGCCTCGCGATCAGCTGGCCGAGGAGGTGACGCGGCCCGAGGCCGAGGCGGCGAAGGAGGCAATGGCTTACGACGCTGCGGCTGAGCCCGAAAAGGCTCCGGTGATTGAATCCGAGCCTATGCCCGAACCCGAATTGCTTGCGGCGCAGGCCAGCGTTGAAGTGGACGCGCCCGATGCTGCTGCCGAAAAGCGTGGCTGGTTTGCGCGCATCAAGGCCGGTCTTGGCAAGACCCGCGCCAATCTCTCCGATGGCATCGCCGATCTGTTTTTGGGCAAGAAGCAGATCGATGACGAGCTGATGGAGGATCTCGAGACGCAGTTGCTGATGGCCGACGTGGGAATCGAGGCAACCAGCGAGATCATCGACAGCCTGGCCGGACGGGTATCGCGCAAGGAGCTCAGGGACCCCCAGGCGCTCTATCGCGCCCTGCAGGATGAACTGGCGGCCATGCTCGAGCCGGTGGCGAAGCCACTGCAATTGCCGCCCAAGGGCGAGGGGCCCTTCGTGATCCTGATGGTCGGCGTCAATGGCGTGGGCAAGACCACCACCATCGGCAAGCTGACCAAGCACTTCCAGGCCGAGGGGCGCAGCGTGATGCTCGCCGCCGGCGACACCTTCCGTGCCGCCGCCGTCGAACAGCTCAAGGTATGGGGCGAGCGCAACACGGTGCCAGTGATCGCTCAGCATACCGGCGCCGACAGCGCCTCGGTGATCTATGACGCACTCTCGGCGGCGCGCGCGCGCAAGGTCGATGTGCTGATCGCCGATACCGCAGGTCGGCTGCATAACAAGAGCCACCTGATGGAGGAGCTCAAGAAGGTGCGCCGGGTGATGGCCAAGCTCGACGAGGCGGCGCCCCACGAAGTGATGCTGGTGCTGGATGCCGGCACCGGCCAGAACGCGCTCGCTCAGGCCAGTACCTTTCATGAGGCGGTGCCGATTACCGGCATCACCTTGACCAAGCTCGACGGCACCGCCAAGGGTGGCATCATCTTCGCCCTGGCCAAGCAGCTCGCCACCCCGATTCGCTACATCGGGGTGGGCGAGACGGCGGATGACCTGCGCGCCTTCGAGGCCCGCGACTTCGTCAAGGCGCTGTTCGAGCGTGACGACAGCAGCGGCGACGAGACGCCCTGA
- the rsmD gene encoding 16S rRNA (guanine(966)-N(2))-methyltransferase RsmD has protein sequence MTRRQPSSRPRRPRSANARHQATGRLRIIGGEYRRRLLPVIDSPGLRPTPDRVRETLFNWLQAATSGARVLDLYAGTGALGLEALSRGASEAVFIERAPDVAAALEANLATLGANGQVERLDAMHYLTHATATFDVVFVDPPFRQGLTTPACHTLESRGWLSDDAWIYVETEQELPPEVPRSWQLHREVHAGDSSGRLYRRKPSPPGDAC, from the coding sequence ATGACACGACGCCAACCCTCATCCCGTCCCCGCCGCCCAAGATCGGCCAACGCTCGCCATCAGGCAACCGGCCGCCTGCGCATCATCGGTGGCGAGTACCGCCGCCGCCTGCTGCCGGTGATCGACAGCCCCGGCTTGCGTCCGACCCCCGACCGGGTACGCGAAACGCTGTTCAACTGGTTGCAAGCGGCCACCTCAGGCGCTCGTGTCCTCGATCTCTATGCCGGCACCGGCGCGCTGGGCCTGGAAGCGCTCTCCCGAGGTGCCAGCGAGGCGGTCTTCATAGAACGCGCGCCAGACGTGGCAGCAGCGCTCGAGGCCAATCTGGCAACCCTGGGCGCCAATGGCCAGGTGGAGCGCCTCGATGCCATGCACTATCTGACCCATGCTACAGCAACCTTCGACGTGGTCTTTGTTGATCCGCCGTTTCGCCAAGGCCTGACCACTCCTGCCTGCCACACACTGGAAAGTCGTGGCTGGTTGAGCGATGACGCCTGGATCTACGTCGAAACCGAACAGGAACTGCCCCCAGAAGTGCCGCGCAGCTGGCAGCTCCATCGCGAGGTGCACGCCGGCGACAGCAGCGGCCGACTCTACCGGCGCAAGCCGTCGCCGCCAGGCGACGCTTGCTGA
- a CDS encoding cell division protein ZapB: protein MSIELFNQLEQKVSNAVEAIEMLKMETEELREENARLKQEHDEWERRLNALLGKFNELEGDGGA, encoded by the coding sequence ATGAGCATCGAACTCTTCAATCAGCTCGAACAGAAAGTCAGCAATGCCGTCGAAGCCATCGAGATGTTGAAGATGGAAACCGAAGAGCTGCGCGAGGAAAATGCCCGCCTGAAGCAGGAGCATGACGAGTGGGAGCGCCGCCTGAACGCGCTGCTGGGCAAGTTCAACGAACTCGAAGGCGATGGTGGCGCCTGA
- the rimI gene encoding ribosomal protein S18-alanine N-acetyltransferase: MTEAQRLALQALNGRYLAELAALERLGQRYPWSEGQLAKALDDADTNVWGALAGEGYVLGFAVLCRLPFDAELQAITVAPAARRQGIAGALLVRLEQQARAWGSERLLLEVRESNTAAIALYRGHGFVEDGRRRGYYPALAGQREDALLMSRPLI; the protein is encoded by the coding sequence ATGACTGAGGCGCAGCGGCTAGCGCTGCAGGCGTTGAATGGAAGGTATCTGGCCGAGCTCGCCGCGCTGGAGCGACTCGGGCAGCGTTACCCCTGGAGTGAGGGGCAGTTGGCCAAGGCCCTGGACGATGCTGATACGAATGTCTGGGGGGCGCTGGCAGGCGAAGGATACGTGCTGGGGTTTGCCGTGTTGTGTCGGCTACCCTTCGATGCCGAGCTGCAGGCCATCACCGTGGCGCCGGCCGCGCGCCGACAGGGCATTGCCGGCGCTTTGCTGGTACGCCTCGAGCAGCAGGCGAGAGCGTGGGGCAGCGAGCGCCTGCTTCTGGAGGTGAGGGAGAGCAATACCGCAGCGATCGCTCTCTATCGGGGCCATGGCTTCGTCGAGGATGGCCGCCGGCGCGGTTATTATCCGGCATTGGCGGGGCAGCGCGAGGATGCCCTGCTGATGTCGCGTCCGCTCATCTGA
- a CDS encoding BolA family transcriptional regulator, which yields MSIQAQIEDKLKTLSPTWLTVENESHMHHVPPNSETHFKVTLVSERFEGMMPVKRHQQIYALLAEELAGPVHALALHPYTPGEWQARGENRPDSPNCRGVGA from the coding sequence ATGAGCATCCAGGCACAGATCGAAGACAAGCTCAAGACGCTCTCGCCCACCTGGCTTACGGTGGAGAACGAGAGCCATATGCATCATGTGCCGCCCAACTCCGAGACGCACTTCAAGGTCACCTTGGTGTCCGAGCGTTTCGAGGGGATGATGCCGGTCAAGCGCCACCAGCAGATCTATGCACTGCTGGCCGAGGAGCTGGCCGGGCCAGTGCACGCGCTTGCGCTACACCCTTACACGCCCGGTGAGTGGCAGGCACGCGGCGAGAATCGCCCGGATTCACCCAATTGCCGGGGCGTCGGCGCCTGA
- a CDS encoding MFS transporter has translation MSRMFETRPGDDGLPGPERRVAVLALMLGTLMAVMDATMINIALPSIAQDLEISASRAVWVVNLFQIVTAAFLLVFASFSELVSRRRLYLAGLAVFVIASFGAALSTRLEPLLAFRALQGLGAAATLSIGPSLYRMIFPTRLLGSALGLSALVVAGGYAVGPALGGIVLSFANWPWLFALHVPLGLCSLLLAWRAMPREPRRRGAFDGRGAVYSVVMLGSFFIAMDGLGHGMSPWQVLAWTLLCLVSITLFIRRQRRASHPLLPLSLFAERRFSLAVSASGLAFIGQGLAFVALSFLYQQERGLSPLETAMLFTPWPLAIMLVGPMAGRLADRVNPGILSSAGLTALLLGLVSLALLDSDASMFDSLWRIGLCGIGFGLFQPPNNREMMTSVPRERSTSASGVLSTTRTVGQSLGVALVGVFLAAGAGSVQSSLWLGCIAAAIALMISVWRIPSAHKSAEAMERASPERD, from the coding sequence ATGAGTCGAATGTTCGAGACCCGCCCCGGCGATGACGGTCTGCCGGGCCCCGAGCGCCGTGTCGCCGTGCTGGCGCTGATGTTGGGTACTCTGATGGCGGTCATGGACGCCACCATGATCAACATCGCATTGCCTTCCATTGCTCAGGATCTGGAGATATCGGCCTCGCGAGCGGTGTGGGTGGTCAACTTGTTCCAGATCGTCACTGCAGCCTTCCTGCTGGTGTTCGCCTCCTTCAGTGAACTGGTCAGCCGGCGCCGTCTTTATCTGGCGGGGCTTGCCGTGTTCGTGATCGCTTCCTTCGGGGCGGCGTTATCGACTCGCCTGGAGCCCTTGCTGGCATTTCGCGCCCTGCAGGGACTGGGGGCTGCCGCCACGCTCTCCATTGGCCCTTCGCTCTACCGGATGATCTTTCCCACGCGCCTGTTGGGCAGCGCCCTGGGGCTCAGTGCCCTGGTGGTGGCGGGTGGCTATGCGGTAGGGCCCGCTCTGGGGGGTATCGTGCTCTCGTTTGCTAACTGGCCGTGGCTATTTGCCCTGCATGTGCCGCTCGGGCTCTGCTCATTGCTGCTGGCCTGGCGGGCCATGCCCCGGGAGCCGCGCCGGCGCGGTGCCTTCGATGGGCGTGGCGCGGTCTATTCGGTGGTCATGCTGGGCAGCTTCTTCATCGCCATGGACGGACTTGGTCATGGCATGTCGCCATGGCAGGTACTGGCCTGGACGCTGCTGTGCCTGGTTTCGATCACGCTGTTCATTCGTCGCCAGCGACGCGCCTCGCATCCGCTGCTGCCACTGTCGCTGTTCGCCGAGCGGCGCTTCTCGCTTGCGGTCAGCGCCTCCGGGCTGGCTTTCATTGGCCAGGGGCTGGCCTTCGTCGCGCTCTCCTTTCTTTATCAGCAGGAGCGGGGGCTCTCGCCGCTCGAGACCGCCATGCTGTTCACCCCTTGGCCGCTGGCCATCATGCTGGTGGGGCCCATGGCCGGGCGACTGGCGGATCGCGTCAACCCCGGCATACTCTCCAGTGCCGGCTTGACGGCGCTGCTGTTGGGATTGGTGTCGCTTGCGCTGCTCGACAGCGATGCCAGCATGTTCGACAGTCTCTGGCGTATCGGGCTGTGCGGGATCGGTTTCGGGTTGTTCCAGCCGCCCAACAATCGCGAAATGATGACCAGTGTGCCGCGAGAGCGAAGCACCAGTGCCTCCGGTGTGCTGAGCACCACGCGCACCGTCGGTCAGTCACTGGGCGTGGCGCTGGTGGGTGTGTTCCTGGCCGCCGGTGCCGGTTCGGTGCAGTCGTCGCTGTGGTTGGGCTGCATTGCCGCTGCGATAGCCTTGATGATCAGCGTGTGGCGAATTCCGTCAGCGCACAAAAGCGCCGAGGCGATGGAGCGAGCATCGCCGGAGCGTGATTGA
- the lysS gene encoding lysine--tRNA ligase, translating to MANQDQPQHDENHLIAERRAKLSARRERAAATGESAFPNDFRRDSLAAELEAELGHKEKAELEALSRQAAVAGRIMRKRGPFIVIQDVSGQIQLYVDKQGLPEEVLDDVKGWDIGDIVAARGPVHKSGKGDLYVMMVEAQLLTKSLRPLPDKFHGLTNQESRYRQRYVDLIMNPESRRAFEVRAGVIASIRRFFTARGFMEVETPMLQPIPGGAAARPFITHHNALDIDMYLRIAPELYLKRLVVGGFERVFEINRNFRNEGLSTRHNPEFTMLEFYWAYADYQDLLDLTEEMIRKAAEEVLGTTTLVYQGTTYALGEPFKRLTMRQAILEHGEGIEESDLDSREAASAVAARLGIQVKESWGLGKLHTEIFEEVAEHRLDQPTFITEYPAEVSPLARRNDANPFVTDRFEFFVGGREIANGFSELNDAEDQAERFREQAAEKEAGDLEAMYYDADYVRALEYGMPPTAGEGIGIDRLVMLFTDSPSIRDVLLFPAMRPE from the coding sequence ATGGCCAATCAAGACCAACCCCAGCACGATGAGAACCACCTGATCGCCGAGCGGCGCGCCAAGCTGTCGGCGCGTCGTGAGCGCGCCGCTGCCACTGGTGAGAGCGCCTTTCCCAACGACTTTCGCCGCGACAGCCTGGCCGCGGAGCTCGAGGCCGAACTGGGTCACAAGGAAAAGGCCGAGCTGGAGGCGCTGAGCCGGCAGGCGGCAGTGGCCGGGCGCATCATGCGCAAGCGCGGGCCGTTCATCGTCATCCAGGACGTCTCCGGGCAGATCCAGCTCTATGTCGACAAGCAGGGGCTGCCCGAGGAAGTGCTCGACGACGTCAAGGGGTGGGATATCGGTGACATCGTTGCCGCACGCGGCCCGGTGCACAAGTCCGGGAAGGGCGATCTCTACGTGATGATGGTCGAGGCTCAGCTGCTGACCAAGAGCCTGCGTCCGCTGCCCGACAAGTTCCACGGCCTGACCAACCAGGAGAGTCGCTATCGTCAGCGCTACGTCGATCTGATCATGAACCCTGAGTCGCGGCGCGCCTTCGAGGTGCGGGCCGGTGTGATCGCTTCGATCCGCCGCTTCTTTACCGCCCGCGGCTTCATGGAGGTGGAAACACCGATGCTGCAGCCGATTCCCGGCGGCGCGGCGGCGCGCCCCTTCATCACCCACCACAATGCGCTGGATATCGACATGTACCTGCGCATCGCGCCGGAGCTCTATCTCAAGCGCCTGGTAGTGGGGGGCTTCGAGCGGGTCTTCGAGATCAACCGCAACTTCCGCAACGAGGGGCTCTCCACGCGTCACAACCCCGAGTTCACCATGCTCGAGTTCTACTGGGCCTATGCCGACTACCAAGACCTGCTCGACCTCACCGAGGAGATGATCCGAAAGGCGGCCGAAGAGGTGCTCGGCACCACCACGCTGGTCTATCAGGGTACCACCTACGCACTGGGCGAGCCGTTCAAGCGGCTGACCATGCGCCAGGCGATCCTCGAGCATGGCGAAGGCATCGAGGAGAGCGACCTCGACAGCCGCGAGGCCGCCAGCGCGGTCGCTGCGCGACTCGGCATCCAGGTCAAGGAGAGCTGGGGCCTTGGCAAGCTGCACACCGAGATCTTCGAGGAGGTCGCCGAGCACAGGCTCGACCAGCCGACCTTCATCACCGAGTACCCGGCCGAGGTGAGTCCGCTGGCGCGGCGCAACGACGCCAACCCCTTCGTCACCGACCGCTTCGAGTTCTTCGTCGGTGGGCGCGAGATCGCCAACGGCTTCTCGGAGCTCAACGATGCCGAGGACCAGGCCGAGCGCTTCCGCGAACAAGCCGCGGAGAAGGAGGCCGGCGATCTGGAAGCGATGTACTACGACGCCGACTACGTGCGTGCGCTGGAGTACGGCATGCCGCCCACGGCAGGAGAAGGGATCGGCATCGATCGACTGGTGATGCTGTTCACCGATAGTCCGTCGATTCGCGATGTGCTGCTGTTTCCGGCGATGCGGCCGGAATAA